From a region of the Nonlabens sp. Hel1_33_55 genome:
- a CDS encoding CsgG/HfaB family protein, protein MRFYRKYKKLLWLIAIGCFSSSCGSYFSQPLDTQNARIGETTDATYRLRSLPPPIAPAHIGVYKFEDQTGQFKQTEAGSTFSNAVTQGGTTILVKALEDTNWFTIIERENLDNLLNERQIINSTRKDYAVQTNTQQQPLPSLLYAGILVEGGIVSYDTNVLTGGAGARYFGAGGSSKYRQDRVTVYLRAVSTKNGEILKTVYISKSIFSQAVDASLFRYVNFKRLLEAETGFTRNEPAQLAVKEAIEKAVEALIVEGIEVGLWFPQGGEPVASQMIENYRNEKEVAERTDVYQREFLDRRSRWRFDVGAGGTYANNDLPNPDYEYSITGGLRYNFSPFVGIYGTANKYRIKNANALNREFASTDFNLEYTVLPYEKFSPTIYAGPGINYASNFEEIDLKFQAGLSLEYLISPSFGLKVYGEYNATLSDQLDYVISGERDDQYYKFGAGINIYLGNNQAKENSPKFIKRREARELKRMNKLESQETVTSIDTLSRKRTNPINQ, encoded by the coding sequence ATGAGATTCTATAGAAAATATAAAAAGCTGTTATGGCTTATAGCAATTGGGTGCTTTTCATCAAGTTGTGGCTCTTATTTTTCCCAACCGCTCGATACTCAAAATGCACGAATAGGAGAAACTACTGATGCTACTTATAGATTGAGAAGCTTACCGCCACCTATAGCACCTGCTCACATAGGAGTTTATAAATTTGAAGATCAAACGGGACAGTTTAAACAAACGGAAGCTGGATCTACTTTTAGTAACGCAGTGACTCAAGGAGGAACGACAATTCTGGTGAAAGCGTTAGAAGATACTAACTGGTTTACGATCATTGAAAGAGAAAACCTAGATAATCTTCTTAATGAACGTCAGATCATTAATTCAACACGCAAGGATTATGCAGTACAGACAAATACACAGCAACAACCGCTGCCGTCATTATTATATGCAGGTATTCTTGTAGAAGGTGGTATTGTTTCTTATGACACTAATGTACTTACAGGAGGCGCTGGCGCAAGATATTTCGGTGCTGGCGGGTCAAGTAAATATCGCCAGGACAGGGTCACCGTTTACTTGAGAGCAGTGTCTACAAAAAATGGCGAGATTCTTAAGACTGTATATATATCAAAATCTATATTCTCTCAAGCGGTTGACGCTAGTCTATTTAGATATGTTAATTTCAAACGTTTATTAGAAGCTGAAACAGGGTTTACTAGAAATGAGCCTGCTCAGCTTGCTGTTAAGGAGGCTATAGAAAAAGCCGTGGAGGCGTTGATAGTGGAAGGTATAGAGGTTGGATTATGGTTTCCCCAGGGTGGCGAACCTGTAGCCAGCCAAATGATTGAAAACTATAGGAATGAAAAAGAAGTCGCAGAGCGTACTGATGTTTATCAACGAGAATTTCTTGATCGTCGCAGCAGATGGAGATTCGATGTAGGTGCTGGTGGTACCTACGCAAATAATGACTTACCTAATCCAGACTATGAATATTCCATTACTGGTGGATTGAGGTATAATTTCTCTCCATTTGTAGGGATTTATGGTACAGCAAACAAATACAGAATCAAGAATGCTAACGCACTCAACCGAGAATTTGCGAGTACTGATTTCAATCTGGAATATACGGTTTTACCCTATGAAAAATTTAGCCCTACTATCTATGCAGGACCAGGAATCAACTACGCTAGTAATTTTGAGGAAATTGATTTGAAGTTTCAAGCTGGATTGAGTTTGGAGTATTTGATTTCACCCAGTTTTGGTTTGAAGGTTTATGGAGAATATAATGCAACATTGTCAGATCAATTAGACTATGTGATTTCTGGTGAACGAGATGATCAGTATTACAAATTTGGAGCAGGTATCAACATATATCTAGGCAATAATCAAGCTAAAGAAAACTCACCAAAATTTATTAAAAGAAGAGAGGCCAGAGAGCTTAAAAGAATGAACAAGCTAGAATCTCAAGAAACTGTTACTTCAATAGATACGCTTTCGCGAAAGCGAACTAACCCAATAAATCAATAA
- the purE gene encoding 5-(carboxyamino)imidazole ribonucleotide mutase: MKVAIIMGSTSDLPVMQDAIDVLKELQIETVVDVVSAHRTPEKMFDFGKHAHDRGFAVIIAGAGGAAHLPGMVASLSPLPVIGVPVKSSNSIDGWDSVLSILQMPGGVPVATVALNGAKNAGILAAQILGATQEDVRNRIIDYKETLKKKVTDAAAQMRSHE; encoded by the coding sequence ATGAAAGTCGCCATTATAATGGGATCTACCAGTGACCTACCCGTCATGCAGGATGCCATTGATGTTCTTAAGGAACTGCAGATAGAAACGGTTGTTGATGTGGTCAGTGCACACCGCACGCCAGAAAAGATGTTCGATTTTGGCAAGCATGCGCACGATCGTGGTTTTGCTGTTATCATTGCCGGCGCTGGCGGCGCGGCACATCTACCGGGAATGGTCGCGAGTCTATCGCCATTACCTGTTATAGGTGTTCCAGTCAAATCCAGCAATTCCATTGATGGTTGGGATAGTGTTCTTTCCATATTACAAATGCCTGGCGGCGTACCGGTGGCTACCGTGGCGTTGAACGGCGCGAAAAATGCTGGAATTCTTGCTGCCCAGATTCTAGGTGCGACTCAGGAAGATGTACGCAATCGCATTATTGATTATAAGGAAACCCTCAAGAAAAAGGTGACGGATGCCGCAGCGCAGATGCGTTCCCATGAGTAA
- a CDS encoding M3 family metallopeptidase, with amino-acid sequence MSTTNNPLLQEFKTPHGTAPFSQIEEAHFESAFAKAISLAQQEIGTITSNDQPATFTNTIEALDQSGDKLSRISSIFFNLNSAETNDEIQRIAREVSPQLSKFGNDVTLNKELFARVKAVYDNRDELSLDPEQLTLLEKQYKRFARNGANLAENKKERLREIDTKLSQLSLSFGENVLAATQEFELHITDEDQLAGLPETALEAAKEEAKSRDKEGYVFTLDYPSYIPFMTYADNRELREKMSRAFGARAYKGKHSNQENVLEIARLRYERANLLGYKTHAHFVLEERMAMTPKKVRKFSEDLLKKAKPAAKKEYDELTDFAIEYLRDNHLDPIEELQKWDSAYFSEKLKKSHFNLDDELLKPYFKLENVIDGAFEVAQRLYGLTFHKTDKIDTYHKDVMTYEVKNEDGSLNSIFYADFFPRKGKRNGAWMTSFKDQYIENGNNSRPHISIVCNFTKPTATKPSLLTFNEVTTLFHEFGHALHGMLANTTYRSLSGTSVFWDFVELPSQILENWCYEKEALELFARHYKTDEVIPAEYIEKIKKAASFHEGLQTLRQLSFGMLDMSWHGIDPREVEDVKEHEMETFDQTDLYPDVESSCMSTAFAHIFQGGYSAGYYSYKWAEVLDADAFELFKEKGIFNREIGTSFKDNVLSKGGTENPMLLYTRFRGSEPKIDALLKRAGLVA; translated from the coding sequence ATGAGTACAACTAACAACCCATTATTACAGGAGTTTAAAACACCTCACGGTACAGCTCCATTTTCTCAGATTGAAGAGGCTCATTTTGAGTCCGCTTTCGCGAAAGCGATCTCCCTAGCACAGCAAGAAATAGGCACCATCACCAGTAATGACCAGCCGGCTACATTCACAAATACGATTGAGGCACTGGACCAAAGCGGTGATAAACTAAGCCGAATCAGTTCGATTTTCTTTAATCTCAACAGTGCAGAAACTAACGACGAGATACAGCGCATAGCGCGAGAGGTAAGCCCGCAGTTATCAAAATTTGGTAACGATGTGACACTCAATAAAGAACTATTTGCCAGAGTGAAGGCGGTTTATGATAACCGTGATGAATTATCGCTGGATCCAGAACAGCTGACGTTGCTGGAAAAGCAATACAAGAGATTTGCCAGAAACGGTGCCAACCTAGCAGAAAACAAAAAAGAGCGTCTGCGGGAGATTGACACGAAGTTGTCACAGCTTTCCTTAAGTTTTGGTGAGAATGTACTTGCAGCAACGCAGGAATTTGAATTACATATCACCGATGAAGATCAGCTTGCAGGTTTACCCGAAACTGCGCTAGAAGCAGCTAAGGAAGAAGCCAAAAGCCGTGATAAAGAGGGATACGTTTTCACGCTGGATTATCCCAGCTACATTCCGTTTATGACATATGCAGATAATCGAGAGTTGCGTGAAAAAATGTCAAGAGCCTTTGGTGCAAGAGCCTATAAAGGAAAACACAGTAACCAAGAAAATGTTCTTGAAATCGCTCGATTGAGATATGAGCGCGCCAATTTGTTGGGCTACAAGACCCATGCACATTTCGTGCTGGAAGAGCGCATGGCGATGACGCCTAAAAAAGTTCGCAAATTCTCTGAGGATCTTCTTAAAAAAGCAAAACCTGCTGCCAAAAAAGAGTACGATGAGCTTACAGATTTTGCCATTGAGTATTTGCGTGACAATCATTTAGATCCCATTGAGGAACTTCAAAAATGGGATTCCGCTTACTTTTCTGAAAAGCTCAAAAAAAGCCACTTTAATCTAGATGATGAGTTGCTCAAACCCTACTTCAAATTAGAGAACGTTATAGACGGTGCTTTTGAAGTTGCACAGCGATTGTATGGACTTACATTCCATAAGACAGATAAGATCGATACGTACCATAAAGACGTGATGACCTATGAGGTTAAAAACGAAGATGGTTCCCTCAATTCTATATTCTACGCAGACTTCTTCCCACGTAAGGGAAAAAGAAATGGTGCATGGATGACTTCCTTCAAGGACCAATACATTGAAAACGGCAACAACAGCCGTCCACATATTTCCATCGTCTGTAATTTTACCAAACCTACTGCTACTAAGCCATCGTTATTGACCTTCAACGAGGTTACGACATTGTTTCATGAGTTTGGACACGCGTTGCATGGTATGCTGGCTAATACCACTTATCGCAGCTTATCTGGAACTTCAGTGTTTTGGGATTTTGTAGAGTTGCCCAGTCAGATTCTAGAGAACTGGTGTTATGAAAAAGAAGCATTGGAATTGTTTGCCCGTCATTATAAAACGGATGAGGTGATTCCAGCAGAGTACATTGAAAAAATAAAGAAGGCAGCGAGTTTCCATGAAGGATTACAAACCTTGAGACAGTTGTCCTTTGGAATGTTGGATATGAGCTGGCATGGGATTGATCCTCGTGAGGTAGAAGATGTAAAAGAGCATGAAATGGAAACATTTGATCAAACAGATCTTTATCCTGATGTGGAAAGCAGTTGCATGAGTACCGCATTTGCACATATTTTCCAAGGTGGTTACAGTGCAGGTTACTACTCCTATAAATGGGCAGAAGTGCTTGATGCAGATGCCTTTGAATTATTTAAGGAGAAAGGTATTTTCAATAGGGAAATTGGAACTAGCTTTAAGGATAATGTGTTGTCTAAAGGTGGAACTGAAAACCCAATGTTGTTGTATACACGCTTTCGCGGAAGCGAACCTAAAATAGATGCATTACTGAAACGAGCTGGACTAGTAGCCTAA
- the htpG gene encoding molecular chaperone HtpG, which produces MSQQGKINVAVENIFPLIKKFLYSDHEIFLRELVSNATDATLKLKHLARIGEASVELGDQQIEVKINKDDQTLHIIDQGLGMTEDEVQKYINDIAFSGAEEFLEKYKDTAQDSGIIGHFGLGFYSAFMVADKVEIITKSYKDEPAVHWTCDGSPNYTIEPADKEQFGTEIILHISDDEKEFLEEGKIRGLLTKYNKFMPVPIKFGTKTETLEKPEGAKEGDKAPTQEVDNIINNPNPAWTKQPTELEDEDYNNFYRELYPMQFDEPLFHIHLNVDYPFNLTGILYFPKMTQDLNVQKDRIQLYQNQVFVTDNVEGIVPEFLTMLRGVIDSPDIPLNVSRSYLQADGAVKKISSYITRKVADKLKSLFNEDRAAFEEKWNDIKIVIEYGMLSEEKFFEKSDAFALYPTVDGSFYTWDELIEKVKPAQSDKDGKTVLLYASNKEAQHSYLAGAKSKGYEVLLLDSPIVSHLMQKLEQSKDNVTFARVDADHVDNLIKKEDDQISKLSDEEKETLKKSITETIADSSYTVQVEAMSSDAAPFMITQPEFMRRMKEMQATGGGGMMGMGNMPDMYNLVVNANHELVQEIFNTKTEKKKARLIQQSVDLAKLSQGLLKGEALTDFVNRSYELIK; this is translated from the coding sequence ATGTCACAACAAGGAAAAATTAATGTTGCCGTTGAGAATATCTTCCCGCTCATTAAGAAGTTCTTATACAGCGATCACGAGATATTTTTACGTGAACTCGTTTCAAATGCAACCGATGCTACCCTAAAATTAAAACACCTGGCTAGAATAGGTGAGGCTAGTGTGGAACTGGGCGATCAACAAATAGAGGTGAAGATCAATAAAGATGATCAGACCCTTCACATCATAGATCAAGGTCTGGGAATGACTGAGGATGAGGTGCAGAAATACATCAACGACATCGCGTTCTCTGGTGCTGAGGAGTTCCTGGAGAAGTATAAGGATACGGCTCAGGATAGCGGGATTATAGGACACTTTGGTCTAGGTTTCTACAGTGCCTTTATGGTGGCCGACAAGGTGGAGATCATAACCAAGTCCTATAAAGACGAGCCTGCGGTACACTGGACTTGTGATGGTTCACCTAACTATACGATCGAACCAGCAGATAAGGAACAATTTGGTACTGAGATCATTCTGCATATTTCTGACGATGAGAAGGAATTTCTTGAAGAAGGAAAAATAAGAGGTCTATTGACCAAATACAACAAGTTTATGCCAGTGCCGATTAAATTTGGTACAAAGACAGAAACTCTTGAAAAGCCAGAAGGTGCTAAAGAAGGGGATAAAGCTCCAACTCAGGAAGTTGATAATATTATCAACAATCCTAACCCAGCCTGGACTAAGCAGCCTACAGAACTTGAGGATGAAGACTACAATAACTTCTATCGCGAGTTGTATCCTATGCAGTTTGATGAGCCATTGTTTCACATTCACCTGAATGTTGACTATCCTTTCAACCTGACGGGAATCTTGTATTTCCCTAAAATGACTCAGGACTTGAATGTACAGAAGGATCGTATCCAGTTGTATCAGAATCAGGTTTTCGTCACGGACAACGTGGAAGGAATCGTACCCGAGTTCCTAACGATGCTACGTGGTGTGATCGATAGTCCAGACATTCCGTTGAATGTTTCTCGTTCCTACTTACAGGCAGACGGAGCAGTGAAGAAAATCTCCAGCTACATCACTAGAAAGGTTGCTGATAAATTGAAATCACTCTTTAATGAAGACCGTGCTGCTTTTGAAGAAAAGTGGAACGATATCAAGATCGTTATAGAGTACGGTATGTTGAGTGAGGAGAAATTCTTTGAAAAGTCCGATGCTTTTGCATTGTATCCAACGGTAGATGGAAGTTTTTACACTTGGGATGAGTTGATAGAAAAAGTGAAGCCAGCTCAATCGGATAAAGACGGTAAGACAGTCCTGTTATATGCATCCAATAAAGAAGCACAGCATAGTTATCTAGCTGGAGCCAAATCAAAAGGGTATGAAGTCTTGTTGCTAGATTCTCCAATTGTATCACACTTGATGCAAAAGCTGGAGCAATCTAAGGACAACGTCACATTTGCAAGAGTCGATGCAGACCACGTGGATAATCTGATTAAAAAAGAAGATGACCAGATCTCCAAGTTAAGTGATGAGGAAAAGGAGACTTTGAAAAAATCGATTACTGAAACGATTGCAGATTCCAGTTATACGGTACAGGTTGAAGCAATGAGCAGTGATGCAGCGCCATTTATGATTACACAGCCAGAATTTATGCGCCGTATGAAAGAGATGCAGGCTACAGGTGGCGGCGGCATGATGGGAATGGGCAATATGCCAGACATGTATAATCTAGTGGTGAATGCCAACCACGAACTGGTCCAAGAAATCTTCAACACTAAAACTGAGAAGAAAAAGGCCAGACTGATCCAGCAATCTGTTGATCTTGCAAAACTCTCTCAGGGATTATTAAAAGGAGAAGCCTTAACCGATTTTGTCAATCGTAGTTATGAACTAATTAAATAA
- a CDS encoding curli production assembly/transport component CsgF, with product MLKNLSTSLMLLIALCFITDLNAQQLTYKPINPAFGGDTFNYQWLLQSAEIQNKFTDPNAFANSDDQSNLDAFADGLNRQLLSQFSRALLNSQINLNDGLEPGTFSFGNLEVEILDGVDGLVVNILDTSTGDTTTVVIPNS from the coding sequence ATGCTCAAAAATTTATCAACATCGCTCATGTTGTTAATTGCTCTCTGTTTTATAACAGATTTAAATGCTCAACAACTGACCTACAAACCCATTAATCCTGCATTTGGTGGTGACACCTTCAATTATCAATGGTTGCTTCAAAGTGCAGAAATTCAAAATAAATTTACAGATCCTAATGCTTTCGCAAATTCTGACGATCAATCAAATTTAGATGCTTTTGCAGATGGTCTAAATAGACAATTATTAAGTCAATTTTCTAGAGCTCTTCTCAACTCACAAATCAATTTGAATGATGGCTTAGAACCTGGAACTTTTTCATTTGGAAATTTAGAAGTAGAAATATTAGATGGCGTTGATGGACTAGTTGTCAATATATTGGATACTAGTACAGGTGATACCACGACTGTAGTTATACCTAATAGTTAA
- a CDS encoding DEAD/DEAH box helicase encodes MQLVTFAAIPYYMTFQDLNLSSELISQLEKNQFSKPTPIQQQAITPILEGKDVMGIAKTGSGKTLAYVLPLLDRLKNQSSENREIQALVMVPTRELAVQVSDAIILFSKALKNPLITMAVYGGVSINPQMMKMNTVDILLATPGRLLELMEKNAVKVASTKILVLDEADKMLSAGFKEEMDQIFNRLPSKKQTLLFSATLSNKVSEIKRQLLKDPVVIDVQVPEEDLSLIKQIGYRVTPEKKGILLRHLIEEHDMQQVLIFCSSTYQVEHVNDKLNTNGITSKAVHGKKAQGTRQSHLNDFKDADSDVRCLVTTDLLSRGIDIEFLPFVINYELPRSPKDYIHRIGRTGRAEKPGTVFTLVTPEDAHHMRVIQKKTKMKVWMEDLEEWNS; translated from the coding sequence ATGCAACTCGTTACCTTTGCAGCCATACCTTACTATATGACATTTCAAGACCTCAACCTTTCTTCTGAGCTTATCTCACAGCTGGAAAAGAACCAATTCTCAAAGCCAACTCCTATTCAACAGCAGGCCATAACTCCTATTCTGGAAGGAAAAGATGTGATGGGAATTGCAAAAACTGGTTCAGGAAAGACTCTTGCGTATGTTTTACCACTACTTGATCGATTAAAAAACCAGTCGTCAGAAAATCGTGAGATTCAAGCGCTTGTTATGGTTCCTACACGGGAACTGGCTGTTCAGGTGAGTGATGCCATAATACTATTTTCAAAGGCGTTGAAGAATCCGCTGATCACGATGGCGGTTTATGGTGGTGTGAGCATCAATCCGCAGATGATGAAGATGAATACCGTGGACATTCTCTTGGCGACGCCTGGACGATTGCTGGAATTGATGGAAAAGAATGCGGTGAAGGTGGCTAGTACAAAGATTTTGGTGCTTGATGAGGCCGATAAAATGTTATCGGCTGGCTTTAAGGAAGAGATGGATCAAATCTTTAACCGATTACCCAGTAAGAAGCAGACGTTGTTGTTTTCTGCCACTCTTTCCAATAAAGTAAGCGAAATCAAACGCCAGCTTCTTAAAGATCCTGTCGTTATAGACGTTCAGGTTCCAGAAGAAGATCTGTCGCTCATCAAGCAGATAGGTTATCGGGTAACCCCAGAAAAGAAAGGCATTTTATTACGTCACCTCATTGAGGAACACGATATGCAGCAAGTATTGATCTTTTGCTCATCTACCTATCAGGTAGAACATGTCAACGACAAACTCAATACGAACGGCATTACATCTAAAGCTGTACACGGTAAAAAAGCGCAAGGCACCAGACAATCGCATCTAAACGATTTCAAGGATGCAGATAGTGATGTACGTTGCCTGGTGACAACAGACCTCTTATCACGTGGTATTGATATAGAATTCTTGCCCTTTGTCATCAACTATGAACTTCCCAGATCGCCCAAGGATTACATCCACAGAATAGGAAGAACCGGCCGCGCCGAAAAGCCAGGGACCGTTTTTACACTCGTAACTCCAGAAGACGCTCATCATATGAGAGTTATCCAGAAAAAAACTAAAATGAAAGTCTGGATGGAAGATCTAGAGGAATGGAACTCTTAG
- a CDS encoding DNA-3-methyladenine glycosylase: protein MPSKKLPASYYQNDDVVFLARDLIGKTIVSMVDDKRTSGIITETEAYRGYDDKACHSHLGRFTERTKVMYEQGGVAYVYLCYGIHNLFNIITNTKDNADAILIRAVEPVAGIGTMLERRGKEKLDKSLTSGPGNFSKALGLDRSHYGSDLTGDIVWIEASNDGNPKDDDITASKRIGIDYADEDKHLPWRFYLNTSKFISKR, encoded by the coding sequence ATGCCTTCAAAAAAACTTCCCGCTAGCTATTATCAAAATGATGATGTCGTTTTTCTAGCACGTGACCTTATAGGAAAAACCATAGTTTCTATGGTTGACGACAAACGTACCAGCGGTATTATCACAGAAACCGAAGCCTATCGTGGTTATGATGATAAAGCCTGTCATTCACATCTGGGAAGATTTACAGAGAGGACCAAAGTGATGTACGAGCAAGGTGGCGTTGCCTATGTCTATCTATGCTATGGCATTCACAACCTCTTCAACATCATTACCAATACAAAAGACAACGCAGATGCGATATTGATCCGTGCGGTGGAACCTGTTGCGGGAATCGGCACGATGCTGGAACGCCGTGGTAAGGAGAAGCTGGATAAGTCGCTCACTTCTGGACCTGGAAATTTTAGCAAGGCGTTGGGTCTGGACAGGTCACATTACGGCTCTGATTTGACGGGAGATATTGTCTGGATTGAAGCTTCTAACGATGGAAATCCAAAAGATGACGATATAACCGCAAGCAAACGCATAGGCATTGATTATGCAGATGAGGATAAACACCTGCCGTGGCGGTTCTATCTCAACACCTCAAAATTTATAAGCAAGCGATAA
- the msrB gene encoding peptide-methionine (R)-S-oxide reductase MsrB: protein MTEEEYKKKLTPEQYHILREKGTERPHTGEYNTHYDDGVYSCAACGNELYKSDAKFDSGCGWPSFDDEIEGAIERKRDTTHGMMRTEILCANCGSHLGHVFNDGPTNTGIRHCVNSLSLDFEKK, encoded by the coding sequence ATGACAGAAGAAGAATATAAAAAGAAACTGACCCCAGAACAGTATCACATTCTACGAGAAAAAGGTACAGAGCGACCACATACTGGAGAGTATAATACCCATTACGATGACGGAGTCTACAGCTGCGCTGCTTGTGGTAACGAACTATATAAATCTGATGCCAAATTTGACAGCGGTTGCGGCTGGCCTTCTTTTGATGATGAGATTGAAGGAGCCATCGAGCGCAAACGCGATACAACTCACGGTATGATGCGTACTGAGATTTTGTGCGCCAATTGCGGTAGCCATTTAGGTCATGTTTTTAATGATGGACCTACAAATACTGGAATTAGACACTGTGTGAATAGCTTGAGTCTAGATTTTGAGAAGAAGTAG
- a CDS encoding CsgE family curli-type amyloid fiber assembly protein has product MRVIISIFLLLPGLIKAQQSLYNQEIKAEVLMKDKGGFLNITGVASNLTNAEQGIRYELAVIKKDTATNNSSKNNQTGRGVLNAKSQAILSTTTVNLNIPDILTIMLLIYDDDDKLIGKDVQRIEPNTFQLEEKKVNTYDGIEIRGLVTRNLRTAPARKFYDYFYKQYKKYQLNGAKVVTINEKFGQGRSTRIEVLVGTEVIYQFFLNPTDDFIKEMGDYVVRLVYQQFEKLKAIEAAINNQ; this is encoded by the coding sequence ATGAGAGTTATAATTTCAATATTTTTATTACTACCTGGACTTATAAAAGCCCAGCAATCACTCTATAATCAAGAAATCAAGGCTGAAGTTTTGATGAAAGATAAGGGAGGATTTTTAAATATCACAGGTGTTGCATCCAACCTGACAAATGCGGAGCAAGGAATACGTTATGAGCTGGCTGTAATAAAAAAAGATACTGCTACAAACAACAGTTCTAAAAATAACCAAACTGGAAGAGGTGTATTGAATGCTAAATCACAAGCTATTCTTTCTACAACGACCGTCAATCTTAATATTCCAGATATTTTGACAATAATGTTACTTATATATGATGATGACGATAAATTAATTGGTAAAGACGTGCAACGCATTGAACCTAATACTTTCCAATTAGAAGAAAAGAAAGTCAATACCTATGATGGTATTGAAATTAGAGGATTAGTCACTCGTAATTTGAGAACAGCACCTGCCAGAAAGTTTTATGACTATTTCTATAAACAATATAAAAAGTATCAGCTCAATGGTGCTAAAGTGGTCACCATAAATGAAAAGTTTGGCCAAGGAAGAAGCACAAGAATAGAGGTTTTAGTAGGAACAGAAGTTATCTATCAATTTTTTCTAAATCCCACTGACGATTTCATTAAGGAAATGGGAGACTATGTCGTAAGACTAGTGTACCAACAATTTGAAAAATTAAAGGCTATTGAAGCCGCAATCAATAATCAATAA
- the msrB gene encoding peptide-methionine (R)-S-oxide reductase MsrB, translated as MFKNAILGLLAIAAVSCKSNAQDKPADDMAMNSGTQSYKVSKTDAEWKQILTPEEFNILREAGTERPFSSPLNEETSPGTLICAACYAPLYDNAHKFKSGTGWPSYDRAMEGAIVLDSDMKIGYKRDEAKCATCGGHLGHIFNDGPAETTGKRHCINGVALDFVPKGQELPALRK; from the coding sequence ATGTTTAAGAATGCAATATTAGGACTGCTCGCGATTGCAGCAGTTTCCTGCAAATCAAATGCACAGGATAAACCAGCCGATGATATGGCGATGAACTCTGGAACCCAAAGCTATAAAGTCTCTAAAACAGATGCCGAATGGAAACAAATCCTTACACCAGAGGAATTCAACATCTTGCGAGAAGCAGGAACTGAGCGTCCATTTTCCAGTCCATTGAATGAAGAAACGAGCCCAGGAACGCTTATTTGTGCCGCTTGCTATGCGCCGCTATACGACAACGCTCACAAATTTAAATCTGGAACTGGATGGCCTAGCTATGATAGAGCCATGGAAGGAGCTATCGTACTGGATAGCGATATGAAAATAGGCTACAAAAGAGATGAAGCTAAATGTGCCACTTGTGGTGGTCACTTGGGACATATTTTCAATGATGGACCAGCAGAAACTACCGGTAAAAGACATTGCATCAATGGAGTTGCGTTGGATTTTGTTCCAAAAGGACAGGAGTTACCAGCATTAAGAAAATAA